The sequence below is a genomic window from Proteus vulgaris.
GTCATGTTCAATCGGACTCTATGCTTGCGCGTTTTACACAAAATATGACGCAACAAGCAAGAGATAACCAGCTAGATCCGGTTTTATGTCGTGATCATGAAATTGACTTAATGATTGATATTCTCTGCCGTCGTCGTAAAAACAACCCCGTGGTTGTCGGTGAAGCGGGTGTCGGTAAAAGTGCCTTAATTGAAGGGTTAGCCTTACGTATTATCGCTGGCGAAATTCCTGAAAAACTCAAAGAATGTGAGTTATTAACATTGGATTTAGGCGCTCTTCAAGCTGGTGCTGCCGTTAAAGGTGAATTTGAAAAACGCTTTAAAGGCATTATGCAAGAAGTGGCACAATCACCGACTCCTATTATTTTATTTATTGATGAAGCTCATACCTTGATTGGTGCAGGAAATCAGCAAGGTGGCTTAGATATCTCCAATTTGCTAAAACCTGCATTAGCTCGTGGTGAATTAAGTACTATCGCAGCAACCACTTGGAGCGAATACAAAAAATACTTTGAGAAAGATGCCGCATTAGCGCGTCGCTTCCAACTTGTTCAAGTGAAAGAGCCTACTGCCGATGAAGCTATTATTATTATGCGCGGGTTACGCTCTATCTATGAAAAAGCGCACCAAGTTTTTATTGATGATGAAGCGCTCTGTGCATCAGCACAATTAAGTGAGCGTTATCTTTCTGGTCGCCAACTTCCAGATAAAGCCATTGATGTGCTTGATACCGCTTGTGCTCGTGCAGCTATCAATCTTTCAACTCCACCTAAACAGCTATCAGCATTAAAAACGCAACGCCATCAAATCAAGATGGAGCGAGATGTATTAATTCGTGAACAGCAATTAGGTTTAAAAGATCATTCAGAGCGCTTGGCGATATTAGACAATCAGTCTATTGAGATAGAAACACAAATTGAAGTGCTTCAACAGGCGTGGGAAAAACAGAAAAATATTGTTCGTGAAATTATTGAATTACGATCAACTTTATTATCAGCATTGACTAAATCACTTGAAGAAGAGACAAACACTGAAAGTGTTGAAAATAATAGTGATGAGCTAAAATCTCGCTTAAATGCTCTAAATGAAGAGTTAACTGAATTACATCAACACTCTCTATTAGTCTCTCCTCATGTAGATAAAAAACAAATCGCTGCCGTTATTGCTGAATGGACAGGCGTACCTCTTAATCGCTTATCACAAGATGCATTATTAGTGGTGACAGAGCTTCCGACCTATCTTGAACAAAGCATCAAAGGGCAAACTCTCGCCATTAAGCATCTTCATAAACACTTACTGACAGCGCGCGCCGATCTCCGCCGTTCTGGTCGTCCTCTTGGTGCATTCTTGTTAGCAGGACCAAGTGGTGTCGGTAAAACAGAAACTGTTATTCAAATTGCTCAGTTAATGTTTGGTGGAACACAGTATTTAACCACGATCAACATGTCTGAATTTCAGGAAAAACACACGGTTTCTCGCCTAATTGGCTCACCTCCAGGTTATGTAGGTTATGGCGAAGGCGGAGTATTAACAGAGGCTATTCGTAAAAAACCTTATTCTGTTGTATTACTTGATGAAGTAGAAAAAGCCCATCCCGATGTTTTAAACCTGTTTTATCAAGCCTTTGATAAAGGAGAGTTAGCCGATGGAGAAGGCCGTATTATTGACTGTAAGAATGTCGCCTTTTTCTTAACTTCTAACTTGGGCGATCACATCATTATGGCTCATGCCGATAAACCGGATGAGTTGCATGATGCCCTCTACCCAGAATTAACCACTTTCTTTAAACCTGCTCTTTTAGCACGTATGGAAGTTATTCCGTTTTTACCGTTAACGCAGGCTATTCTCAAAGAGATTATTACTTACAAACTAACACGCTTAACTGAACTACTTACACAACGTTTTCATGCAGAAATCAGGCTAGAAGACACTGTTTCAGATGAAATATTGCAACGTGCTTCACGAGCAGAAAACGGAGCAAGAATTTTAGAATCCATTATTGATGGCGCACTACTCCCTCCTCTTTCACTTCTTCTCTTGCAACACAGTGCACGAAATGAAGATATCAGGACGATACGGTTATCAACGCAAGATAACCAATTTATTGCAGAGGTAAATGTAGAACTATGAAGCACAGACTGAAAAATGCGCTCTCTCTCTTAACTTGTTTAGATGTGGACTCACTGATCAGCCAATTTCTTGAGCTCAGTATGCCTCGTAGTCCATTCAGCGCACTTATTGTTTCAATGATTAATAAATCAGAGAACCGCTTAGAGAGCTGGAGCATTGATCTTAGTGAGAAAGTAGAGAAAAAACATTTGGATGTCGATATTACAGAAGCGGATCACCCCTTGATCCAGCTTCTATCACAACCACAATCTGTACTTTGGAATGATCTAAAACAGGGCAGTTATATTAGCGATCACGCCTTACAACAGTTTATCGCCAAACAACCTGTGCATTGCGGGTTGTTTAGTATTCCCTTTACTGATCTGAATAATAAGCCTTGTGGGTTAATTATTATGTTAGGGCAAGATCTCGATGAAACCGTTTATGAGCAAGGGATCTTCTCTATTTACTGCAATATTTTTCATCATCAATTAAAAAGCATCTTGGCGTTTTCTCAATCACAACAAAAAATTGCTGATCTGCAATATCTATTGAAATTACAACAAGAAAAAGAAGATAAAATTAATCAGACATTACGTTCATTATCCGTATCGAATTTAACTTCAACGCGAGCATCAACGCACTCTTTCGCTGAAGTGAACGATCTTACTTTAGCCACTGAACGCTATGAAGCGTCAATTCTGCGTTATCAACAAGAAAGCAGTAATGACGATCTCAATTTAATTGCTGAAAACTTAAATATTTCAAAGCGATCTCTTCTATATAAATTAAAAAAATATGGATGTCTTGAATGATTTATTCACGGATTATTTATTTCATTTTTCTGGCTTTCTGTTTACTCAACAACGCCTTTGCACAGGCGCAAGAGGATGAAGTTAATCTTACTGAACAAGCGCTCTCTCAATGTCGTGAAGAGGTATCTCAACTTATTCGTTTATCTTGTTATGACCAAATTAATATTGAGAACAAACAAACTTCTACTTTTGATATCAGTGCGATGGGCGATATTTGGCGCTTAGCGGTAGAGCATGAAATAAAGCGTGAAAACTATACAGCGGGATTTATGGTGACAGCCAATAACAAAGGAACTTATCCCGTCATTATGACGATCCCAGCCATGGGATATCAGCCACCCCGCCCTATTTTAATGCTCAGTTGTATCGACAACATTACTCGTATGCAAATTGCGTTACCCAAAAAACAAACTGCAGGAAACATCCAGCTCATCACGGACAAAACACAACTAAGTAGCGAATGGTTTCTACGAGAAGACGGTTATTTGCTTGAAGCAAGCCGCGGCATACCCGGTATTGATGAAATCAAACAACTACTTTCCAGCACAAAACTAACCATCAAATTAGCGAATGATGAGAAATTAACCTTTAATATTTCAGGCATTAACGAAGAGATAAAACCTCTGCGTTCCGCCTGTCATTGGTGATAAAAATGACAACAAAAACGCTTTGTACATGGCGAGAACAACTTTTAGCACCTTTGGATGAGGCTAAAATAAGTAGCCAGCTTGATGAAAATAGTGCCGACTGGGAATATATCGAAAATGAAATGATAAAATTTGGCTCACTAAGCCATAGCACTTTAGATATTGATGATCTTCAACGTCGTGCATTACAACTATTCGCAACACAAACCAAAGACTTTCGTCTATTGGTGCATTTTCTAAGAACACTGCAACATGCTGCTGTCCCTGAAGAGCTAGTTATTGCTGCCACGGTTGCCAGCGCCTATATGCAACATTATTGGGATAACAGCTATCCTAGTAATCCACGTTTAAAACTACGTTTAGCACAACAAATTATTAAACGTTTTGAATCAGTCAAAAACAGTTTTTGCCAGCAAGCCACATCAGAACAACGTGATGATATTTTGGGTGAATTTGCCTATTTAGCTCAATTTTGGCACACCAATCAGCCTAATTTATCTACGCAAATGGATGAATTAAGCCGAGCGTATCAACATATAGAAAACACACAAAAATCGACCATTACAACTGAAGAAAGTGTAAAAGCAGAATCCATTAATGAAGTAAAAACACCTTCTCAACCTCCAGCAAGCGTGACTTCAGAGGCAACGCAACCTCACGTTGAAATTAATCAAAGTGATGATCGCCAATGGAAACAGACACTATTAAAAGTCGCTGGCATTCTTTGTGAACAAGCCCCTAATGATGCGGTTGGTTATCGCCTACGCCGATATGCTATTTGGCATAATATTCAAACACTTCCGATGAGCGATAAGCAAGGTAAAACACCTCTAGCGGCAGTGGCAATAGATAGAGTGACCGATTACAAAGCGCAACTTATGCAACCAACACTCACTTTACTCAATGAAATTGAACAAAGCTTAACGTTGGCTCCTTACTGGTTAGATGGTCACTATCTTGCAGCTCAAGCCGCTCAATCATTAGGGCTAACTTCTATTTCATCAGCGATTGCTCAAGAGCTTTCACTGTTTTTAACCAGATTACCTCAGCTTAGCCATCTCTATTTCTCTGATATGACGCTCTTTATTTCAGAAGAAACTCATCAATGGCTAAATAGCTTAGAAAGCAAAACGAATAATAAAGCGAGCCCTGCGTTATCGCTACAAAGTGAACAACAAGAAATTATGACCTGCTTTGAACGAGAAGGTCTTAATGCCGCGTTATTGATGATTGATAACGCTATTTCAATCACAACAGAACCCCGCCAGCGGTTTTATTTGCAGTTACTCTCAGCACAACTATTTGAAGCGTCAAAGATGAGTTCCATCGCAAATGTTTATTTTAATCAGCTTTATCAAGATGCGCTTCGATATTCATTATCAGAGTGGGAACCCAATTTATTAAATCAATTAGCATCAAAAGTGGAACATCAACAAAACTTGTCTTCTCATAGGGAATAATAATGAATTGGTCATTTCTTTCTGGAAAGAAAATAACGGATTTTATAAAAAAAATTTTCTTTGCTGATAAATCAAAAATTAAATCCTTGTTTTTACTTTTTATTGCCTTAATTCCAGCTCTATTTGTCATTTGGATTTGGTGGTGGGGAGCTAATTATGAATTTAAAGGAGATTACCCATTAAGATCGCTCAGTGCGCGCTGGCTAGCGACAGTTATCACTATTTTAGTTGTTGTCAGTTGGGTTGGTATTGCAACATGGCTTCGTGTGAGAAAACTTGAAGGTCTGAAATTAGATGTTGAACTCGCAATTGTCGATCCTGTACTTAATGATATTGAACATCAGAACCGTTATTTAAATTATTGGAAATCGCAATTTATTAAACATCAAAATGGGCACACTAATGCGCTTTATCAAAAGCCTTGGTATTTTGTGCTAGGTACTGATGAAAGTGGTAAAAAAACATTATTAAAAAATAGCCTCAATACGTTAGATATTGCGCCTATTGAAAATATTGTCAGTGAGCAAAAATTACCTTTGCATATAAAAATGTTATTGGCAGACCAAGCCATATTATTAATGCCAGAAGGTAAGTTAATTACACAACCCAATCTTATTTTAGAAAAGCCGAAACTTTATCACCGATTATGGAATGAGTTATTAGTCTGGTTAAATGAACATCGCTCTCGTCAACCAATGAATGGCATTATTCTTACTATTGATACATTACAACTACTGACAAACGATAAAGAGAAAAATAGCCAGTTTATTGCTTCATTGCATATGCGGTTACAAGAAGTTCGCATCGCTTTTAATAGTCAATTACCTATTTATATCGTGTTTACAAAGCTCGATTTATTACAGGGATTTGACGCTATGTTTCAGTCACTCGAAGCCAAACAGCGTGATGAAATATTAGGTGTAACATTCCGATTAAATAGCGAAAATAATTGGGAAAAAGATCTTAATGCATTTTGGGAACAGTGGGTGAGCCAAATGAATAGCGCCCTTCCTGAGATGATGCTCAATCGCGTTGATGAAAGCCAACGTACTAAGTTATTTAGTTTTATTCGACAAATCCAAGGGCTAAAAACTAACGTTATTAGCCTGCTTAATGCATTAACGTCCAGTAATAAAGAGCAAGATATTCAATTAAGAGGGATATATCTCACTTCAGCAACACAAGTTGGTCAGGTTGATAATCTCTTTAGTCAAACAGCATCGGTTCAATATCATTTACCAACAGCACCATTAGCGACTTGGCCTATCGCAGAAACTCATAGCTATTTTACGCAATCACTTTTTCAAGATGTTTTGTTATCAGAGCCAAATCTTGCTGCTGAAAGTCAATTTTGGCTTAAAAAACATCGTAGAAGAGTTCTATTAGCTTCCGCTATTAGTGTTGTTGGTATTATCGCTTTATGGAATGGCTGGAGCCATTATTACAGTAAAAATTACCAATCTGGCGAAAATGTACTTAATGAAGTGAAATCATTTCGCTCTTCAGAAGCGACGATTACCACTAATACCGCAGGAAAAGAGCAGCTTGCGGTATTAAACCCATTATTAGATGCCACATTAGCTTACGGTAATTATCGCGAGAAAAGTGACACGTTTTCTGACCTAGGGTTATACCAAGGAAAGAATGTCGGCCCTTATGTCGAAAATGTTTATCTCCAATTGATAACAGAACATTATCTGCCTTCAATAATGAATTCTTTACTGACTGAATTGAAAAAAGCACCAGCAGGTAGTGAGGAAAAGCTAGAGATATTACGCATTATGCGCATGCTTGAAGATAAGAGTGGGCGTAATAATGAGATTGTTGAAAACTTCATGGCTAATTATTGGAGTCGCTTATTTACAGGACAGAGAGATATTCAATCTCAATTAATGTCACATTTACAATACGCATTAAAACATACCGATTGGCAAACTCAACGTAAGGCAGGTGAAGTAACTGCTATTAATGCTTTTACACCATTTACTCAGCCAATCGATACAGCGCAAAAAGAGTTAAGTCGTTTACCGCTTTATCAACGTGTTTATCAAACCTTGCGCCTTAAAGCGAACCAAGTTCTCTCATCACCATTAAATATACGTCATCAAGTTGGCCCTAGCTTTGACTCTATTTTTACCGCTATTAATGAAGATAAACTTCAAATGCCTCAGCTTCTAACGCTGTATGGGCTAACAAACTACTTTACTCAACATAATGATGAGCTGGTAGATCTGACCTTTTTGGATGCATGGGTATTAAATTTAAGTACAAATACCCAATACAGTGAAAGTGATAGAAAAGAGATCCAACGTCAAATCACCGAACAATATCTAAATGATTATACGGCTCAATGGCGTGCAGCTATGAGTAATCTTGAAATAAGAGAATTTGAATCACTACAAGATGAAATTAATGCATTAGAGCAGATTATTAGCGGTGAACAACCCATCCGTCGTGCATTGCAAGTATTAAGAGATAATACAACATTGCCGAAAATAGACAGTTCACTACCAATTGCTGATCAAAAGGCATTAATGGATGAATTGAAATATAAATTACTCACACGATTAGATAAAGAATTTGCACCTCAAACTGAAATTCTTGTCAGCAATAATGGTGAGAATTTACAGAACCTCAATCAAAAATTAAATGAACTGCATCGTTATTTATTAGGTATTTATAATTCACCTGTGCCGGGTAAAGCGGCATTAAAGGCGGTGACTTCTCGCCTTGAAGATAATAATCGCGACATTATTTTTGAATTATCTCAATCAGCTAAAACATTGCCTGAGCCAATGAATCGTTGGGTAGGACAATTAGCAGATCAAGCGTGGAATGTTGTACAAAAAGAAGCTATCCGCTACATGGAAGTTGAGTGGAATGAAACCGTTGTTAAGCAATATCATACCTACATTGTAGGTCGCTATCCGTTTAATGCAGCAACGACACAAGATGTCCCTTTAAGCGAGTTTGAACGCTTTTTCAAACCAAACGGCACATTAGATAGCTTCTATCAGCAAAATCTACGCCTTTTTGTTGAAAACAACCTGATTGAAAATAGTGATGGTCAATCACTTATTCGTCCGGATGTGTTAGAACAACTCGAAATTGCAAATCGAATTAGAAATACATTCTTTAATGCACAAGGCAATTTAGAAGCGCAATTTGCTATTGAAGCACTTTCTCTTACCGGTAATAAGCGTCGTAGTGTTTTAAATCTTGATGGGCAATTACTCGATTATTCACACGGCAGAAGCCATACCGTACATATGGTTTGGCCTAATTCAATGCGTTCAAATGTTGAGAGCAAGCTGACCTTAGTGCCTATTTCTGGCGATAAATCACCTCGAGCTGTTTTATTTAATGGCCCTTGGGCACAAATGCGCCTCATTAATGGTGGCAAGCTTACTAATATAAAGCCGCACTCTTTTGATGTGAAATTCACCCTTGATAATGGTGATATGACATATCGGATCACAATCGATGAATCTAATAATCCTTTCTTTGGTGGATTATTTACTCGCTTCAAATTACCTGAAACCCTTTATTAACTGATTTCCCCTTATATTTATAAGGGGATAGGATCATTCATGAATACGCCAAAAGAAAAATTTGTGATAAAAATTGCAGGCTCTCCTTTAGATATCCCTGAATTTATCGCATTAAAAGCGGAATTTAATAAACTTAATCATCCTTCTCAACCAGAGATCAGTTGGACTCTTATTGAGTCTCTCTCATTAACGTTATTTAAAACCCACGGTATCGACTTGCAAAGTGGGACTTATTACACGCTAGCTCGTCTTCATTTAAATGGGTTAAATGGTTTTACTGAAGGATGCGAATTGCTTGCCAATATAGTGGTAAGTCAATGGGATAATCTTTGGCCTACTCAACCAAATCATCGGTGTGATGTTTTAAATTGGTTTAATACCAAAGCGGGAGCTTTATTACGTCAGTTAACATTTTCGCCTTCTGATTTACGTTTAATTTATCGTTCAGAAAGGGCTCTGCAATTAATTATCGACCAACTCGCTCATACGGATTGGCCTAAATTACCAAAGCTAGAAAATTTACTTTGGTTTTTCCAAAATGCAGCGAAAACCTTAGAACAAAATACAAAAAGTTCGACTCAAAAAAGTAGTAATAATGCCGTTAAAATTCCGCCTATTGTCTATATCAGTACATCTGATGAACTTAAAGAAAACAATACTTCTAAACCTAACCCTATCGCCGAAGTTGTTTTATATGACGATCCGCCGCTTGAGAAAAAACCAATGAGTGCGAAAAAAGGCTTTTTTATTGGACTATTAAGTAGCAGTGCTATTTTTATTACTATTGGTATGGCGATTTATCTGCCGATGCAAAAAGAACTCTCTGCAATTATCGCTCAACCTGAAGGTGCCATTACACAATGGTTATATCAACCAAATATCAGTTCATATGCAAATAACCTTGTTTTAATGGAAAAACAGTCTCCTATATTTGCTTTAAGAAAATCAGATCATATGTTGGAAGTCGCGAAAAAACTTTGGCCTAATAATGCTGATCAATCTTACGCAACACGACAATGGCAAAATATCCTTACTACACGATTAGAAAACGCACCAATTGACAGCAGTTGGTCAGATACGAATAAATTAATTCAACAGCTTTCCGATAGGATTGTTCAACAAGAACGTAACAGAGGAAGCTTTACCCTTTCTTATTTAAAAACAGCCATTTATGAAATTCAAAAAAGCCATAATAAAGCTGTTCCTATTGAAAATAAGCTATATGCATTTTCACAAGAAATAAGTAAAGAGCAGTCTATCTCTCCCGCATTAATTAATAATCTCGATGCAGATATTAATGGATTATTGGCACGATATTATCTCCTGCAAAAAGAAGCTGAAGAGTTAGGATTAAAGCCTTATTCATATTAAAAATAACCAGAAATCATGGCAGATATTATTTATTATTAAAGGGGTGATATTAGATTAACATGAGCGAAATTAAATATTTAAAAGAAAGGCAATACCTGCAAAAACTGGCTAAATCCTACGCACAAAAAAAACCACATTTAGCGGAAGTTTTAGAGCCAGATGATCCTCAAACCAGCTATTTAATGGAGGGATTTGCCTTTCTTTCTGCTCATTTGCAAGAAAAAATTGATGATGCATTCCCTGAAATTACACTCCCTTTATTACAGCGTCTCGGCTCTCAAGCAATAAAAGGGTTGCCGTCAACATCCATTATTCAAATCAGTTGTGATAAAGAAATTAACTACAGTTATTACATTCCTAAAAACAGTAGCGCTTTAGGCAGTAATAACGAGTG
It includes:
- the tssH gene encoding type VI secretion system ATPase TssH, producing the protein MIQIDLSTLVNRLHPIAKHALENAAAFCVSQQQLEITVDQFLQQLLETPLTDIRTIFNKVDINPTELTALLDLNSVQHQSVTQSYPSFSPLLVEWLKDSWLLASAELSHNELRSGALLLTLLQMPHRYLPKSAVELLSQINREQLKLNFDEWTLTSAEAPIAEANKSSNSHVQSDSMLARFTQNMTQQARDNQLDPVLCRDHEIDLMIDILCRRRKNNPVVVGEAGVGKSALIEGLALRIIAGEIPEKLKECELLTLDLGALQAGAAVKGEFEKRFKGIMQEVAQSPTPIILFIDEAHTLIGAGNQQGGLDISNLLKPALARGELSTIAATTWSEYKKYFEKDAALARRFQLVQVKEPTADEAIIIMRGLRSIYEKAHQVFIDDEALCASAQLSERYLSGRQLPDKAIDVLDTACARAAINLSTPPKQLSALKTQRHQIKMERDVLIREQQLGLKDHSERLAILDNQSIEIETQIEVLQQAWEKQKNIVREIIELRSTLLSALTKSLEEETNTESVENNSDELKSRLNALNEELTELHQHSLLVSPHVDKKQIAAVIAEWTGVPLNRLSQDALLVVTELPTYLEQSIKGQTLAIKHLHKHLLTARADLRRSGRPLGAFLLAGPSGVGKTETVIQIAQLMFGGTQYLTTINMSEFQEKHTVSRLIGSPPGYVGYGEGGVLTEAIRKKPYSVVLLDEVEKAHPDVLNLFYQAFDKGELADGEGRIIDCKNVAFFLTSNLGDHIIMAHADKPDELHDALYPELTTFFKPALLARMEVIPFLPLTQAILKEIITYKLTRLTELLTQRFHAEIRLEDTVSDEILQRASRAENGARILESIIDGALLPPLSLLLLQHSARNEDIRTIRLSTQDNQFIAEVNVEL
- a CDS encoding Fis family transcriptional regulator, producing MKHRLKNALSLLTCLDVDSLISQFLELSMPRSPFSALIVSMINKSENRLESWSIDLSEKVEKKHLDVDITEADHPLIQLLSQPQSVLWNDLKQGSYISDHALQQFIAKQPVHCGLFSIPFTDLNNKPCGLIIMLGQDLDETVYEQGIFSIYCNIFHHQLKSILAFSQSQQKIADLQYLLKLQQEKEDKINQTLRSLSVSNLTSTRASTHSFAEVNDLTLATERYEASILRYQQESSNDDLNLIAENLNISKRSLLYKLKKYGCLE
- the vasI gene encoding type VI secretion system-associated protein VasI, with the translated sequence MIYSRIIYFIFLAFCLLNNAFAQAQEDEVNLTEQALSQCREEVSQLIRLSCYDQINIENKQTSTFDISAMGDIWRLAVEHEIKRENYTAGFMVTANNKGTYPVIMTIPAMGYQPPRPILMLSCIDNITRMQIALPKKQTAGNIQLITDKTQLSSEWFLREDGYLLEASRGIPGIDEIKQLLSSTKLTIKLANDEKLTFNISGINEEIKPLRSACHW
- the tssA gene encoding type VI secretion system protein TssA, with the protein product MTTKTLCTWREQLLAPLDEAKISSQLDENSADWEYIENEMIKFGSLSHSTLDIDDLQRRALQLFATQTKDFRLLVHFLRTLQHAAVPEELVIAATVASAYMQHYWDNSYPSNPRLKLRLAQQIIKRFESVKNSFCQQATSEQRDDILGEFAYLAQFWHTNQPNLSTQMDELSRAYQHIENTQKSTITTEESVKAESINEVKTPSQPPASVTSEATQPHVEINQSDDRQWKQTLLKVAGILCEQAPNDAVGYRLRRYAIWHNIQTLPMSDKQGKTPLAAVAIDRVTDYKAQLMQPTLTLLNEIEQSLTLAPYWLDGHYLAAQAAQSLGLTSISSAIAQELSLFLTRLPQLSHLYFSDMTLFISEETHQWLNSLESKTNNKASPALSLQSEQQEIMTCFEREGLNAALLMIDNAISITTEPRQRFYLQLLSAQLFEASKMSSIANVYFNQLYQDALRYSLSEWEPNLLNQLASKVEHQQNLSSHRE
- the tssM gene encoding type VI secretion system membrane subunit TssM; translated protein: MNWSFLSGKKITDFIKKIFFADKSKIKSLFLLFIALIPALFVIWIWWWGANYEFKGDYPLRSLSARWLATVITILVVVSWVGIATWLRVRKLEGLKLDVELAIVDPVLNDIEHQNRYLNYWKSQFIKHQNGHTNALYQKPWYFVLGTDESGKKTLLKNSLNTLDIAPIENIVSEQKLPLHIKMLLADQAILLMPEGKLITQPNLILEKPKLYHRLWNELLVWLNEHRSRQPMNGIILTIDTLQLLTNDKEKNSQFIASLHMRLQEVRIAFNSQLPIYIVFTKLDLLQGFDAMFQSLEAKQRDEILGVTFRLNSENNWEKDLNAFWEQWVSQMNSALPEMMLNRVDESQRTKLFSFIRQIQGLKTNVISLLNALTSSNKEQDIQLRGIYLTSATQVGQVDNLFSQTASVQYHLPTAPLATWPIAETHSYFTQSLFQDVLLSEPNLAAESQFWLKKHRRRVLLASAISVVGIIALWNGWSHYYSKNYQSGENVLNEVKSFRSSEATITTNTAGKEQLAVLNPLLDATLAYGNYREKSDTFSDLGLYQGKNVGPYVENVYLQLITEHYLPSIMNSLLTELKKAPAGSEEKLEILRIMRMLEDKSGRNNEIVENFMANYWSRLFTGQRDIQSQLMSHLQYALKHTDWQTQRKAGEVTAINAFTPFTQPIDTAQKELSRLPLYQRVYQTLRLKANQVLSSPLNIRHQVGPSFDSIFTAINEDKLQMPQLLTLYGLTNYFTQHNDELVDLTFLDAWVLNLSTNTQYSESDRKEIQRQITEQYLNDYTAQWRAAMSNLEIREFESLQDEINALEQIISGEQPIRRALQVLRDNTTLPKIDSSLPIADQKALMDELKYKLLTRLDKEFAPQTEILVSNNGENLQNLNQKLNELHRYLLGIYNSPVPGKAALKAVTSRLEDNNRDIIFELSQSAKTLPEPMNRWVGQLADQAWNVVQKEAIRYMEVEWNETVVKQYHTYIVGRYPFNAATTQDVPLSEFERFFKPNGTLDSFYQQNLRLFVENNLIENSDGQSLIRPDVLEQLEIANRIRNTFFNAQGNLEAQFAIEALSLTGNKRRSVLNLDGQLLDYSHGRSHTVHMVWPNSMRSNVESKLTLVPISGDKSPRAVLFNGPWAQMRLINGGKLTNIKPHSFDVKFTLDNGDMTYRITIDESNNPFFGGLFTRFKLPETLY
- a CDS encoding VasL domain-containing protein, translated to MNTPKEKFVIKIAGSPLDIPEFIALKAEFNKLNHPSQPEISWTLIESLSLTLFKTHGIDLQSGTYYTLARLHLNGLNGFTEGCELLANIVVSQWDNLWPTQPNHRCDVLNWFNTKAGALLRQLTFSPSDLRLIYRSERALQLIIDQLAHTDWPKLPKLENLLWFFQNAAKTLEQNTKSSTQKSSNNAVKIPPIVYISTSDELKENNTSKPNPIAEVVLYDDPPLEKKPMSAKKGFFIGLLSSSAIFITIGMAIYLPMQKELSAIIAQPEGAITQWLYQPNISSYANNLVLMEKQSPIFALRKSDHMLEVAKKLWPNNADQSYATRQWQNILTTRLENAPIDSSWSDTNKLIQQLSDRIVQQERNRGSFTLSYLKTAIYEIQKSHNKAVPIENKLYAFSQEISKEQSISPALINNLDADINGLLARYYLLQKEAEELGLKPYSY